One window of Tissierellales bacterium genomic DNA carries:
- a CDS encoding TIGR04283 family arsenosugar biosynthesis glycosyltransferase, producing MISIIIPILNEEGTIEKTLDQLSKLEGDKEIIVVDGGSTDNTVEIANKYCTVINSPKGRARQMNCGAQIAKGNILWFFHSDSKASVDSLNSIKNTIDDGYIGGGFQLYFYDLDTLFMKFIAKTSNIRAKYFHLFFGDQGIFVRKDVFEYMNGYKDIELMEDFDFSRRFHKLGKTKMTESKIGTSARRFNSGGQLKTFFLMKKIQLLYILGTPPSKLNQMYREVR from the coding sequence ATGATTTCTATAATTATACCAATTTTAAATGAAGAAGGAACAATAGAAAAGACTTTAGATCAGCTGAGCAAGCTAGAAGGAGATAAAGAAATTATAGTTGTAGACGGTGGTAGTACCGATAATACAGTTGAAATTGCAAATAAGTATTGTACTGTAATAAATAGTCCTAAGGGAAGGGCAAGACAGATGAATTGTGGTGCCCAAATAGCAAAGGGAAATATATTATGGTTTTTCCATTCTGATTCTAAAGCATCTGTAGATTCTTTAAACAGCATAAAAAATACTATTGATGATGGATATATCGGTGGAGGATTTCAGTTATATTTCTATGATTTAGATACCTTATTTATGAAATTCATTGCTAAGACATCAAATATAAGAGCTAAATATTTTCATTTGTTTTTTGGAGATCAAGGTATATTTGTAAGAAAAGATGTATTTGAATATATGAATGGATATAAGGATATAGAGCTTATGGAAGACTTTGACTTTTCTAGAAGATTTCATAAACTAGGAAAGACTAAAATGACAGAATCTAAAATTGGCACATCGGCTAGAAGGTTCAACTCTGGTGGTCAACTAAAGACTTTTTTCCTTATGAAAAAGATACAATTATTGTATATATTAGGAACACCACCTTCAAAACTAAATCAGATGTATAGAGAGGTGAGATAA
- a CDS encoding ABC transporter ATP-binding protein: protein MSRIDLQNISKSFDKKRVLDNINLVVPEGKLISLLGPSGCGKTTTLKIIAGLLNPDEGDILLEGSSVLKVPVEKRGAVIVFQDYLLFPHLNVGDNIGFGLKMAKVDKEIIRKQVQKMLRLVQLEGYEKRMPHELSGGQKQRVALARALAIEPKVLLLDEPFSNLDRKLREDMRDFILNLQRRLNITTVLVTHDKEEALMTSDKIAVMLDGKIKQSGTPLELYEKPYCPEVANFLGEKNYIKGNIIDGYFISNIFKIKTDVPNEKNVKAMIKPEEIKLLPLSGTNIKGKVIVKRYAGDRIYYTVKIGNVELKSISDSNTIFEPGDEVSILIDYDKMIFF from the coding sequence ATGTCTAGAATTGATTTGCAAAATATATCTAAAAGCTTTGACAAAAAGAGGGTATTAGATAATATTAATCTTGTAGTTCCAGAAGGGAAGTTAATATCCTTACTTGGACCCTCTGGATGTGGGAAAACGACAACTTTAAAAATTATTGCTGGTTTGTTAAATCCAGATGAAGGAGATATATTGCTTGAAGGTAGTTCCGTATTAAAGGTTCCAGTAGAGAAAAGGGGAGCTGTAATAGTGTTTCAAGATTATCTATTATTTCCTCATTTAAATGTGGGAGATAATATTGGTTTTGGTCTTAAAATGGCAAAGGTAGATAAAGAAATAATAAGAAAACAAGTTCAAAAAATGTTAAGATTAGTCCAATTAGAAGGATATGAAAAAAGAATGCCCCATGAATTGTCTGGAGGTCAGAAACAAAGAGTTGCTTTAGCTAGAGCATTAGCCATAGAGCCAAAAGTACTTCTTCTTGATGAACCATTTTCTAATTTGGATAGGAAGCTTAGAGAAGATATGAGAGATTTTATATTAAACTTACAAAGAAGGCTTAATATTACAACTGTATTAGTCACTCATGATAAAGAGGAGGCTTTGATGACTTCAGATAAAATAGCAGTTATGTTAGATGGGAAAATAAAACAATCTGGTACACCTTTAGAATTATATGAAAAGCCATATTGTCCAGAAGTAGCAAATTTTCTTGGTGAAAAAAACTACATTAAAGGTAATATAATAGATGGGTATTTTATAAGTAATATTTTTAAAATTAAAACTGATGTTCCTAATGAAAAGAATGTAAAGGCTATGATAAAACCTGAAGAAATAAAATTATTACCCCTGAGTGGGACAAATATAAAAGGTAAGGTAATAGTAAAGAGATATGCAGGAGATAGAATATATTATACAGTTAAAATAGGAAATGTTGAATTGAAGTCAATATCTGACTCCAATACAATATTTGAACCAGGAGATGAAGTTTCTATTTTAATAGATTATGACAAGATGATATTTTTTTAA
- a CDS encoding DUF4153 domain-containing protein, whose protein sequence is MKLETLLFNTVKYLKESLKRFPVTILTSTALVIMLIITGEQSSTLNSETLSILERINMVIGLGIPLSLCIKLVFERKNGKNQYKLLGHILGAGFLILYYFYFLSEINMVSRTRYIAISLFLYIAFMYIPWLGNKKDYEYYVVKVLGSFFITAIYSFVLYIGFTAIIFSIDKLFLINIEGRLYYYMFLVIVGIFAPSYFLAKLPNNNENFSNNKLPKAFKILLLYIIIPLIVIYTAILYAYFIKIIVTRNWPINLISHLVLWYSIVTVGVIFFITPIIKEDKVAEYFVKWFPNIIIPIILMMFSSMYIRINAYGITENRYFVLVLGLWVFAMMIYFGFRKRFRNIIVPISMSILVLISVIGPLSSYSISKYSQNKRLERILIRNNMIEDNKIIKSNSSISSEDKAEISSILDYFKNNHDVNNIKYLSSDFKINDMERVFGFSYTYDVQGEDMNSYFYYDNDKIGNVLEVRGFDYFANINNYVDEVKISTDTVLKFDFDKFTFKIIDKENDIYERNFYDFVEIINSKYEGKNGSKDIVDPKDLIFSDENKKVKVLFIINHISGLKDGSQRGTQIQDVEFNVLIKIK, encoded by the coding sequence TTGAAATTAGAAACATTATTATTTAATACTGTGAAGTATTTAAAAGAAAGCCTTAAACGTTTTCCAGTAACAATATTAACTTCAACTGCTTTAGTTATTATGCTTATAATAACTGGGGAACAATCTTCTACTCTAAATAGTGAAACTTTAAGTATTTTAGAAAGAATAAATATGGTAATAGGTCTTGGTATACCATTATCTTTGTGTATTAAATTAGTATTTGAAAGAAAGAATGGAAAAAATCAATATAAATTATTAGGGCATATTTTAGGTGCAGGATTTTTGATACTATATTATTTTTATTTTTTATCAGAAATTAATATGGTAAGTCGTACAAGATATATTGCTATAAGTTTATTTTTATATATAGCATTTATGTATATACCATGGTTAGGAAATAAAAAGGATTATGAATATTATGTTGTAAAAGTTCTAGGAAGTTTCTTTATTACAGCTATTTATTCATTTGTATTGTATATTGGATTTACAGCTATAATTTTTTCTATTGATAAACTTTTTTTAATAAATATAGAAGGAAGATTATATTATTATATGTTTTTAGTTATAGTTGGAATTTTTGCACCATCATATTTTTTAGCAAAACTACCAAATAATAATGAGAATTTTTCTAATAACAAACTACCAAAAGCATTTAAAATATTACTTTTATATATAATTATACCGCTAATTGTTATATACACTGCTATACTCTACGCATATTTTATAAAAATAATAGTTACGAGGAATTGGCCTATTAATTTAATATCTCATTTAGTACTATGGTATTCAATTGTAACAGTAGGAGTTATTTTCTTTATTACACCAATAATTAAAGAAGATAAAGTGGCTGAATACTTTGTAAAATGGTTTCCCAATATTATTATTCCGATTATTTTAATGATGTTTTCATCTATGTATATTAGGATAAATGCCTATGGGATAACAGAAAACAGATATTTTGTGTTAGTACTTGGCTTATGGGTATTTGCCATGATGATATATTTTGGATTTAGAAAAAGATTTAGAAATATAATAGTACCAATTTCAATGTCTATTTTAGTATTAATTTCAGTAATAGGACCTTTAAGTAGTTATTCAATATCTAAATATAGTCAAAATAAAAGACTGGAAAGGATTCTTATAAGAAATAATATGATTGAAGATAATAAAATTATAAAATCTAATTCCAGCATTTCTTCAGAAGATAAAGCAGAAATAAGTAGCATATTAGATTATTTTAAAAATAATCATGATGTAAATAATATAAAATATCTTTCTAGTGATTTTAAAATTAATGATATGGAGAGGGTTTTTGGTTTTTCTTATACCTATGATGTTCAAGGAGAAGATATGAATAGCTATTTTTATTATGATAATGATAAAATAGGAAATGTATTAGAGGTACGAGGATTTGATTATTTTGCAAATATTAATAACTATGTTGATGAAGTAAAAATATCTACAGATACAGTACTAAAATTTGATTTTGATAAGTTTACATTCAAAATTATAGATAAAGAAAATGATATATATGAAAGAAATTTTTATGATTTTGTAGAGATAATTAATAGTAAATATGAAGGTAAAAATGGAAGTAAAGACATTGTAGATCCAAAAGATTTAATTTTTAGTGATGAAAATAAAAAAGTTAAGGTTTTGTTTATCATTAATCATATATCGGGTTTGAAAGATGGCTCTCAAAGAGGAACTCAAATTCAAGATGTAGAATTTAATGTGCTAATAAAAATTAAATAA
- a CDS encoding CDP-alcohol phosphatidyltransferase family protein produces MLDTYGRKYISALIKNVADFFIKLNFTANQITKLAFIIGIFSGVFVYFDKAVMAVVVLWVSGLLDAVDGEIARRQKDTTDWGTVMDITFDRIVEISVIIGLGLRYTDSRIHLLFLSCSIIISMTIFLTVGALSEKKSSKSFYYQAGIMERTEGFIMFTLMILFSGKLSLFTVIYAVLVFITAMQRLAEAKDILED; encoded by the coding sequence ATGTTAGATACTTATGGGAGAAAATATATAAGCGCTCTAATTAAAAATGTTGCAGACTTTTTTATCAAATTAAACTTTACAGCAAATCAAATTACTAAATTAGCCTTTATTATTGGTATATTCTCAGGAGTATTTGTCTATTTTGACAAAGCTGTAATGGCTGTAGTAGTTCTTTGGGTATCTGGGCTCTTAGATGCAGTAGATGGAGAAATTGCTCGACGACAAAAAGATACTACAGATTGGGGAACAGTTATGGATATAACTTTTGATAGGATAGTAGAAATTTCTGTAATAATAGGATTAGGATTAAGATATACAGATTCAAGAATCCATTTGTTATTTTTATCATGTTCAATAATTATTTCAATGACTATTTTTTTAACTGTAGGTGCTCTTTCTGAAAAAAAGAGTAGTAAGTCTTTCTATTATCAGGCTGGTATTATGGAAAGAACAGAAGGGTTTATTATGTTTACATTAATGATACTATTTAGTGGTAAATTAAGTCTATTTACGGTAATATACGCAGTATTGGTGTTTATAACAGCTATGCAAAGATTAGCAGAGGCAAAGGATATACTTGAAGATTAA
- a CDS encoding phosphotransferase, whose translation MLKENLINKINEYINKYRNKNVLNINVGEDYNVSFLAQGEYNINFILESNLNKNVFRVNTGSQLELKNQIKYEYCALKSLEVSGVTPKVYYVDDTKNYFDYGILIMEFLEGRPLEYNKDLKKAGKIFSKIHSIDLNKINNDNFIVESNIFTERVKEAERLLDKFWDSSIVNIELKRYFDRFLNWAIKNKAKEKYFIENKWHVINNTEVNSHNFIIGDNGNYLIDWEKPVISDPCQDLTQFLAPTTTLWRADYLLSKEEEESFFKEYIDGLGGEDRNIRDRVYMYNPYLYLRALSWCAYAYIEYHDPNKEIKNMDTFNKVKEYLQIDFMDDLLKDYLV comes from the coding sequence ATGCTTAAAGAGAATCTAATAAATAAAATTAATGAATATATTAATAAATATAGGAATAAAAATGTTTTAAATATTAATGTTGGAGAAGATTATAATGTTTCATTTTTAGCTCAAGGAGAGTATAATATAAATTTTATTCTAGAATCTAATTTAAATAAAAATGTTTTTAGAGTTAATACTGGGAGTCAATTAGAATTAAAAAATCAAATAAAATATGAATATTGTGCATTAAAATCATTAGAGGTATCCGGTGTTACGCCAAAAGTATATTACGTAGATGATACTAAGAATTATTTTGATTATGGAATTCTAATAATGGAATTTTTAGAAGGAAGACCATTAGAGTATAATAAAGACCTTAAAAAGGCAGGAAAAATATTTTCTAAAATACACTCTATTGACTTAAATAAAATAAATAATGATAACTTTATTGTAGAGTCAAATATTTTTACAGAGAGAGTTAAAGAAGCAGAAAGACTATTAGATAAATTTTGGGATTCATCTATTGTAAATATAGAATTAAAAAGATATTTTGATAGATTTCTTAATTGGGCTATAAAGAATAAAGCAAAGGAAAAATATTTTATTGAAAATAAATGGCATGTAATAAATAATACAGAGGTTAATTCTCATAATTTTATTATAGGCGATAATGGAAATTATCTAATAGACTGGGAGAAACCGGTTATTAGTGATCCTTGTCAAGATTTAACTCAATTTTTAGCGCCTACTACTACTTTATGGAGGGCTGATTACTTATTAAGTAAGGAAGAGGAAGAAAGTTTTTTTAAAGAATATATAGATGGCTTGGGAGGAGAAGATAGAAATATTAGGGATAGAGTCTATATGTATAATCCATATTTATATTTAAGAGCATTGTCTTGGTGTGCATATGCATATATAGAATATCATGATCCAAACAAAGAAATTAAGAATATGGATACTTTTAATAAAGTAAAAGAATATTTGCAAATAGATTTTATGGATGATCTTTTAAAAGATTATTTGGTTTAA
- a CDS encoding TIGR04282 family arsenosugar biosynthesis glycosyltransferase, whose amino-acid sequence MNALILMTRIPIPGKTKTRLMDILTGIECAEIHKAFLLDLFNLFNYLKDDVDIYLTYTPEDSFHIFGDMIPNYIKTFPQKGGDLGEKMRNAMEEVLDKGYDSVILIGSDIPNIQPDDIYKAFDLLEENDICLGPSFDGGYYLIGMKRLYSVIFDNDLKWGKKSVLERTVDIANREGLSVGLAIKHMDIDTKEDLLKFSEEMEKNNKNMIIPQNTLEYIQNMEWIHYA is encoded by the coding sequence GTGAATGCTTTAATTCTTATGACTAGGATACCGATACCCGGCAAGACAAAAACTAGACTAATGGATATATTAACAGGAATTGAATGTGCAGAAATTCATAAGGCTTTTTTATTAGATCTATTTAATCTATTCAATTATTTGAAAGATGATGTAGATATATACCTTACCTATACACCAGAAGATTCTTTTCACATTTTCGGAGATATGATTCCAAACTATATTAAAACCTTTCCCCAAAAAGGTGGAGACTTAGGTGAAAAAATGAGAAATGCTATGGAAGAAGTTTTAGACAAAGGATATGACTCGGTAATATTAATAGGCTCCGATATACCTAATATTCAACCAGATGACATATATAAGGCTTTTGATTTATTAGAAGAGAATGATATTTGTTTAGGACCGAGTTTTGATGGAGGATATTATTTGATTGGTATGAAAAGATTATACTCTGTAATATTTGATAATGATTTAAAATGGGGTAAAAAATCTGTTCTTGAAAGGACTGTTGATATAGCAAATAGGGAGGGGCTTTCAGTAGGTTTAGCTATCAAGCATATGGATATTGATACAAAAGAAGACTTATTAAAGTTTTCTGAAGAAATGGAAAAGAATAATAAAAATATGATTATTCCACAAAATACCTTGGAATATATTCAGAATATGGAGTGGATTCATTATGCTTAA
- a CDS encoding DUF5105 domain-containing protein: MRNKKTLSIILIAILLISITGCSGPDPKETVEAYLETVKKGELEESEKYLVDGSSDIDKDNDLDEESEELLDEITNNIFSKVEYELSDSEVDGDKAEVEAKITAPDLEKVIYEVFGDSFMMTLMEFMDEEGEINEEELEKRIMDKFKNILNKEDLETVTQNVKINLEKKENEWLIVMDDDLLNALSGNLFNTIDLLSQ; encoded by the coding sequence TTGAGGAATAAAAAAACGTTATCAATTATTTTAATTGCAATTTTATTAATTAGTATTACTGGATGTAGTGGTCCTGATCCAAAAGAAACAGTAGAGGCTTATTTAGAAACAGTAAAAAAAGGGGAGCTTGAAGAATCAGAGAAGTATCTGGTAGATGGTAGTTCAGATATTGATAAAGACAATGATTTAGATGAAGAAAGTGAAGAATTATTAGATGAAATTACTAATAATATCTTTAGTAAAGTAGAATATGAATTGTCTGATTCAGAAGTTGATGGTGATAAGGCAGAAGTTGAAGCAAAAATAACAGCTCCAGATCTTGAGAAAGTAATTTATGAGGTTTTTGGAGATTCCTTTATGATGACTTTAATGGAGTTTATGGATGAAGAAGGGGAAATAAACGAAGAAGAGCTTGAAAAACGAATAATGGATAAATTTAAAAATATATTAAATAAAGAGGATTTAGAAACAGTTACGCAGAATGTTAAAATTAATTTGGAGAAAAAAGAAAATGAATGGTTAATAGTGATGGATGATGATTTATTAAATGCATTATCAGGTAATTTATTTAATACTATAGACCTTTTAAGTCAGTAG